In Eubalaena glacialis isolate mEubGla1 chromosome 2, mEubGla1.1.hap2.+ XY, whole genome shotgun sequence, a single genomic region encodes these proteins:
- the LOC133085051 gene encoding cytochrome P450 1A1 isoform X1: protein MFSVFGLSIPISATELLLASATFCLVFWVVRAWQPRVPKGLKSPPGPWSWPLIGNVLTLGKSPHLALSRLSQRYGDVLQIRIGCTPVLVLSGLDTIRQALVRQGDDFKGRPDLYSFTLVADGQSMTFNPDCGPVWAARRRLAQNALKSFSIASDPASSSSCYLEEHVSKEAEYLIGKFQELMAGSGRFDPYRYVVVSVANVICAMCFGRRYDHESQELLSIVGLSNEFGEVAASGNPADFIPILRYLPNTALDDFKNLNQRFYIFMQKMLKEHYKTFEKGRIRDITDSLIEHCQGKRLDENANIQLSDEKIVNVVMDLFGAGFDTVTTAISWSLMYLVTSPSVQKKIQEELDTVIGSARQPRLSDRPQLPYLEAFILETFRHSSFIPFTIPHSTTRDTSLNGFYIPKGRCVFVNQWQINHDQKLWDDPSAFWPERFLTTDGTINKALSEKVILFGLGKRKCIGEAIARWEVFLFLAILLQQVEFRVTPGVKVDMTPVYGLTMKHAHCEHFQVHMRS, encoded by the exons ATGTTCTCTGTGTTTGGACTCTCCATCCCCATCTCGGCCACAGAACTTCTCCTGGCCTCTGCCACCTTCTGCCTGGTATTCTGGGTGGTCAGGGCCTGGCAGCCTCGGGTCCCTAAAGGCCTGAAGAGTCCACCAGGGCCCTGGAGCTGGCCCCTGATCGGGAATGTGCTGACCTTGGGGAAGAGCCCTCACTTGGCCCTGTCGCGGCTAAGCCAGCGCTATGGAGACGTGCTGCAGATCCGCATTGGCTGCACACCCGTGCTGGTGCTCAGCGGCCTGGACACCATCCGGCAGGCCCTGGTGCGGCAGGGCGATGATTTCAAGGGCCGGCCTGACCTCTACAGCTTCACCTTAGTCGCTGATGGCCAGAGTATGACCTTCAACCCAGATTGTGGACCAGTGTGGGCTGCCCGGCGACGCCTGGCCCAGAATGCCCTGAAGAGTTTTTCCATTGCCTCAGACCCGGCTTCCTCGTCCTCCTGTTACCTGGAAGAGCACGTGAGCAAGGAGGCCGAGTACCTCATCGGCAAGTTCCAGGAGCTGATGGCAGGGTCTGGGCGCTTTGACCCCTACAGGTATGTAGTGGTGTCAGTGGCCAATGTCATCTGTGCCATGTGCTTTGGCCGACGCTATGACCATGAGAGCCAAGAGCTGCTTAGCATAGTCGGCCTGAGTAATGAGTTCGGGGAGGTGGCTGCCTCTGGGAACCCAGCCGACTTCATCCCTATCCTCCGTTACCTGCCCAACACTGCCCTGGATGACTTCAAGAACTTGAATCAGAGGTTCTACATTTTCATGCAGAAGATGCTCAAGGAACACTATAAAACATTTGAGAAG GGCCGTATCCGGGACATCACAGACAGCCTGATTGAGCACTGTCAGGGCAAGAGACTGGACGAGAATGCCAATATCCAGTTGTCAGATGAGAAGATCGTTAATGTCGTCATGGACCTCTTTGGAGCTG GGTTTGACACAGTCACAACTGCCATCTCCTGGAGCCTCATGTACCTGGTGACAAGCCCCAGCGTGCAGAAAAAGATTCAGGAGGAGCTGG ACACAGTGATTGGCAGCGCACGGCAGCCCCGGCTCTCTGACAGACCCCAGCTGCCCTATTTGGAGGCGTTCATTCTGGAGACTTTCCGACATTCCTCTTTCATCCCCTTCACCATCCCCCACAG taCCACAAGAGACACAAGTCTGAATGGCTTTTACATCCCCAAGGGGCGTTGTGTCTTTGTGAACCAGTGGCAGATCAACCATGACCA GAAGCTGTGGGATGATCCATCTGCCTTCTGGCCAGAACGGTTTCTCACCACTGATGGCACCATCAACAAAGCACTCAGTGAGAAAGTGATTCTTTTCGGTTTGGGCAAGCGGAAGTGCATTGGTGAGGCCATTGCCCGCTGGGAGGTCTTTCTCTTCCTGGCCATCCTCCTGCAGCAGGTGGAATTCCGTGTGACCCCGGGTGTTAAGGTGGACATGACCCCCGTGTATGGGCTGACCATGAAACATGCCCACTGTGAGCACTTCCAGGTGCACATGCGCTCTTAG
- the LOC133085051 gene encoding cytochrome P450 1A1 isoform X2 — MFSVFGLSIPISATELLLASATFCLVFWVVRAWQPRVPKGLKSPPGPWSWPLIGNVLTLGKSPHLALSRLSQRYGDVLQIRIGCTPVLVLSGLDTIRQALVRQGDDFKGRPDLYSFTLVADGQSMTFNPDCGPVWAARRRLAQNALKSFSIASDPASSSSCYLEEHVSKEAEYLIGKFQELMAGSGRFDPYRYVVVSVANVICAMCFGRRYDHESQELLSIVGLSNEFGEVAASGNPADFIPILRYLPNTALDDFKNLNQRFYIFMQKMLKEHYKTFEKGRIRDITDSLIEHCQGKRLDENANIQLSDEKIVNVVMDLFGAGFDTVTTAISWSLMYLVTSPSVQKKIQEELDTVIGSARQPRLSDRPQLPYLEAFILETFRHSSFIPFTIPHRKLWDDPSAFWPERFLTTDGTINKALSEKVILFGLGKRKCIGEAIARWEVFLFLAILLQQVEFRVTPGVKVDMTPVYGLTMKHAHCEHFQVHMRS, encoded by the exons ATGTTCTCTGTGTTTGGACTCTCCATCCCCATCTCGGCCACAGAACTTCTCCTGGCCTCTGCCACCTTCTGCCTGGTATTCTGGGTGGTCAGGGCCTGGCAGCCTCGGGTCCCTAAAGGCCTGAAGAGTCCACCAGGGCCCTGGAGCTGGCCCCTGATCGGGAATGTGCTGACCTTGGGGAAGAGCCCTCACTTGGCCCTGTCGCGGCTAAGCCAGCGCTATGGAGACGTGCTGCAGATCCGCATTGGCTGCACACCCGTGCTGGTGCTCAGCGGCCTGGACACCATCCGGCAGGCCCTGGTGCGGCAGGGCGATGATTTCAAGGGCCGGCCTGACCTCTACAGCTTCACCTTAGTCGCTGATGGCCAGAGTATGACCTTCAACCCAGATTGTGGACCAGTGTGGGCTGCCCGGCGACGCCTGGCCCAGAATGCCCTGAAGAGTTTTTCCATTGCCTCAGACCCGGCTTCCTCGTCCTCCTGTTACCTGGAAGAGCACGTGAGCAAGGAGGCCGAGTACCTCATCGGCAAGTTCCAGGAGCTGATGGCAGGGTCTGGGCGCTTTGACCCCTACAGGTATGTAGTGGTGTCAGTGGCCAATGTCATCTGTGCCATGTGCTTTGGCCGACGCTATGACCATGAGAGCCAAGAGCTGCTTAGCATAGTCGGCCTGAGTAATGAGTTCGGGGAGGTGGCTGCCTCTGGGAACCCAGCCGACTTCATCCCTATCCTCCGTTACCTGCCCAACACTGCCCTGGATGACTTCAAGAACTTGAATCAGAGGTTCTACATTTTCATGCAGAAGATGCTCAAGGAACACTATAAAACATTTGAGAAG GGCCGTATCCGGGACATCACAGACAGCCTGATTGAGCACTGTCAGGGCAAGAGACTGGACGAGAATGCCAATATCCAGTTGTCAGATGAGAAGATCGTTAATGTCGTCATGGACCTCTTTGGAGCTG GGTTTGACACAGTCACAACTGCCATCTCCTGGAGCCTCATGTACCTGGTGACAAGCCCCAGCGTGCAGAAAAAGATTCAGGAGGAGCTGG ACACAGTGATTGGCAGCGCACGGCAGCCCCGGCTCTCTGACAGACCCCAGCTGCCCTATTTGGAGGCGTTCATTCTGGAGACTTTCCGACATTCCTCTTTCATCCCCTTCACCATCCCCCACAG GAAGCTGTGGGATGATCCATCTGCCTTCTGGCCAGAACGGTTTCTCACCACTGATGGCACCATCAACAAAGCACTCAGTGAGAAAGTGATTCTTTTCGGTTTGGGCAAGCGGAAGTGCATTGGTGAGGCCATTGCCCGCTGGGAGGTCTTTCTCTTCCTGGCCATCCTCCTGCAGCAGGTGGAATTCCGTGTGACCCCGGGTGTTAAGGTGGACATGACCCCCGTGTATGGGCTGACCATGAAACATGCCCACTGTGAGCACTTCCAGGTGCACATGCGCTCTTAG